GTTCTGGCCGATAGTAACCTCACTGCACGCAAGCTCGCGGACGATACACGCATCCTGTGTGCCTCGCCCGCCTATCTTGAGCGCTGTGGAACCCCCCAAAATCCCGAGGATTTGGCACAACACCGCTTGATTGCATTCAAAGATATTGAACCAAGATCACTCGTCTCGCAAGACGGCTCGCAGGCACAATTCAACCCAACAAATGCAACCCATTATCTGATCGTGAACGACGGCCTAACGCAAAAACTCACGACGCTCGATGGCGGTGGTATTTCGATTAACTCCATCTGGGCAGTGCAAAAGGAGCTTGCGACTGGAAGCCTGACACGCATCTTGCCCGACTTTGAGTTGGCAAACAAACCAGCGCTTTGGCTGATCTACCCCAAAAGCAACGTCGTCTCCGCCAAAGTCCGCGTGTTCATGGATTTCCTGATCGATCATTTCGGGCGTCAGAATGGAGCACGCAAGACGTCCTGATCTGAAGGTTTATGTGACCGATGGATTTTGCAGTTCAGAACAATAGCAGACGTTTGCCATACGATTGTCTAAATGTCGGCTTTGGGCCGTTTGCATATTTGTTGATTGAGATCGGTCTTGTGTGAAATCAGTTGCTTGACGCTGTGGAGACCATGAAATATGTGATGAACTTACTGAGCGGGCGTTGTGTAGTGGTAAGACCTTAGCCTTCCAAGCTAATGACGCGGGTTCGATTCCCGCCGCCCGCTCCAAAAAGATCTTTTCCTACACATTGCCTACAATTATCCCGGTTTGGATAAGTTAAGTGTTTGATTTTTGGATGTATTCATGGCTTTTGAGAATTTGCCTTCCAAGCTAATGACGCGGGTTGGATTCCGCCGCCCGCTCCAGAAAAATGCTTCTGACAGTTTGCCCTGTAGAACAAGCGTTTGCCGTGATCCAATGGATTGAGATGACACGGTTTATTACCTTTTGATGGCTGGTCTGTCCGGCTTGGTGATGCGGGGTCGCTTGCCGTTCTGCGCTGTGATCCGTTTAATTCTGGCCCAACGGAGCAGAGGGTGCGTGCACTGCGTCAACACGTAGCTTGACCCTGTGCGCCTGCGCCTCCATGAAGCTTTAACGAGCCAAGAGTCAGGGAGCCGGATATGGCCAGACAACCCAGCCCGACAGCCGGCGAACAGGACCGGGAAAAATCGAAGCGCGTAGGCGCGCTGCGCGGGCTTGCACCGTTCATGCGGCCCTATCGTGGTTTGGCGGTTCTGGCGGGTCTTGCGCTTATGCTGACTGCGGGGTTGTCGTTGGCTTTGCCGATGGCTGTGCGCCGTGTGGTGGACAATTTCGGCACCGAAAACGACGCAATTCTCGACAAGTATTTCGGCGCGGCGATCGCGATTGCGGCCTTGCTGGCGATTGGTACCGGGTTGCGCTATGCGCTGGTTACGCGCTTGGGAGAGCGCGTGGTCGCCGATATCCGTAAGGCGGTTTTTGACCGTGTGATCGGGATGAGCCCCGGCTTTTTCGAGACCATCATGACCGGCGAAGTGCTGAGCAGGATCACGACGGATACGACGCTGATCCTGTCGGTGATCGGGTCTTCGATCTCGGTCGCGCTGCGTAACGTGTTGATTTTCCTTGGTGGTTTGGTTCTGATGTTGCTTACATCGGCCAAGCTTACGGGGTTGGTTCTGTTGATTGTGCCGCTGGTGATCGTGCCGATTTTGGTGATGGGGCGGCGCTTGCGGGTGCTGAGCCGCGAGAACCAGGATTGGATCGCGCAAAGCTCTGGTTCGGCCAGCGAAGCCTTGAGCGCGGTGCAAACGGTGCAGGCTTTTACCCACGAAGCGGCCAGCCGGGCCAGCTTCTCGGATGTGACAGAGAAAAGCTATGACGTGGCCCGCAAGCGCATCACCGTGCGGGCGGTGATGACGGTGTTGGTGATGTTTCTGGTGTTCACTGGTGTCGTCGGGGTGCTGTGGATCGGGGCGCGGGACGTGCGCCATGATCTGATGAGCTCGGGTGAATTGGTGCAATTTGTCATCTATGCGGTCCTTGTGGCGGGTGCCGTTGCGGCGTTGTCGGAAATTTGGGGCGAGTTGCAGCGCGCCGCCGGGGCGACCGAGCGGTTGGTGGACCTGCTCGAAGTCGAAGACGCCGTGACAGATCCGGTAACGCCGATTGTCTTGCCGCGACCGGTCA
This genomic window from Rhodobacteraceae bacterium D3-12 contains:
- a CDS encoding ABC transporter transmembrane domain-containing protein codes for the protein MARQPSPTAGEQDREKSKRVGALRGLAPFMRPYRGLAVLAGLALMLTAGLSLALPMAVRRVVDNFGTENDAILDKYFGAAIAIAALLAIGTGLRYALVTRLGERVVADIRKAVFDRVIGMSPGFFETIMTGEVLSRITTDTTLILSVIGSSISVALRNVLIFLGGLVLMLLTSAKLTGLVLLIVPLVIVPILVMGRRLRVLSRENQDWIAQSSGSASEALSAVQTVQAFTHEAASRASFSDVTEKSYDVARKRITVRAVMTVLVMFLVFTGVVGVLWIGARDVRHDLMSSGELVQFVIYAVLVAGAVAALSEIWGELQRAAGATERLVDLLEVEDAVTDPVTPIVLPRPVKGEITFEKVTFSYPSRPDMPALHDIDLKIAPGETVALVGPSGAGKTTIVQLIQRFYDPFSGRVLLDGQDLSALAQGDFRSAMALVPQDPVIFAASARENIRFGREGASDAEVEAAARAAAAHDFIEALPTGYDSPLGERGVLLSGGQKQRIAIARAILRDAPVLLLDEATSALDAESERAVQAAVDELAKDRTTIVVAHRLATVKKADRIVVMEDGRIAAIGRHEELVAEGGLYARLARLQFTDGGEA
- a CDS encoding LysR family transcriptional regulator encodes the protein MDAQSLRLFVLACETLNISAAGRALGMAPAVASTRIAKLEHLVGADLLHRSTRKVSLSLEGRDFLPYAREMIALEETALAALGTGRTTISGTLRFAAPSTFAQLYIAPLLPMFMDQYPDLHLDLHLSDSEFDLIEGSYDLALRNAVLADSNLTARKLADDTRILCASPAYLERCGTPQNPEDLAQHRLIAFKDIEPRSLVSQDGSQAQFNPTNATHYLIVNDGLTQKLTTLDGGGISINSIWAVQKELATGSLTRILPDFELANKPALWLIYPKSNVVSAKVRVFMDFLIDHFGRQNGARKTS